In Phacochoerus africanus isolate WHEZ1 chromosome 2, ROS_Pafr_v1, whole genome shotgun sequence, one DNA window encodes the following:
- the CLN6 gene encoding ceroid-lipofuscinosis neuronal protein 6 isoform X1: MEAAARRRQQPGAAGGPGAQPGASFLQARHSSVKADEAASTAPFHLDLWFYFTLQNWILDFGRPIAMLVFPLEWFPLSKPSVGDYFHMAYNIITPFLLLKLIERSPRTLPRSMIYVSIITFIMGASIHLVGDSVNHRLIFSGYQNHLSVRENPIIKNLKPETLIDSFELLYYYDEYLGHSLWYIPFFLILFMYFSGCFTPTKTESVMPGAALLLVVPSGLYYWYLVTEGQIFILFIFTFFAMLALVLHQKRKCLFLDSNGLFLFYSFAITLLLVALWVAWLWNDPVLRKKYPGVIYVPEPWAFYTLHVSSRH, from the exons GCACAGCTCCGTCAAGGCTGATGAGGCTGCCAGCACAGCTCCCTTCCACCTTGATCTCTGGTTCTACTTCACACTGCAGAACTGGATTCTGGACTTTGGCCGCCCCATTGCCATG CTGGTGTTCCCTCTTGAATGGTTTCCGCTCAGCAAGCCCAGTGTGGGGGACTACTTCCACATGGCCTACAACATCATCACACCCTTTCTCCTGCTCAAG CTCATCGAGCGGTCCCCTCGCACCCTGCCACGCTCCATGATCTACGTCAGCATCATCACCTTTATCATGGGCGCCAGCATCCACCTGGTGGGCGACTCCGTAAACCACCGCCTGATCTTCAGCGGCTACCAGAACCACCTGTCGGTCCGAGAGAACCCCATCATCAAGAATCTCAAGCCAGAGACGCTG ATCGACTCCTTTGAGCTGCTCTACTACTACGACGAGTACCTGGGCCACTCCTTGTG GTACATCcccttcttcctcatcctcttcaTGTACTTCAGCGGCTGCTTCACTCCCACCAAGACTGAGAGTGTGATGCCGGGGGCGGCCCTGCTCCTGGTGGTGCCCAGTGGCCTGTACTACTG GTACCTGGTCACCGAGGGCCAGATCTTCATCCTCTTCATCTTCACCTTCTTCGCGATGCTGGCCCTGGTCCTGCACCAGAAGCGCAAGTGCCTCTTCTTGGACAGCAACGGCCTCTTCCTCTTCTACTCCTTTGCCATTACGCTCCTGCTGGTAGCGCTCTGGGTCGCCTGGCTGTGGAATGACCCTGTACTAAGGAAGAAGTACCCAGGTGTCATCTATGTCCCTGAGCCCTGGGCCTTCTACACGCTCCATGTCAGCAGCCGACACTGA
- the CALML4 gene encoding calmodulin-like protein 4 isoform X1 gives MAKFLSQDQINEYKECFSLYDKQQRGKIKATDLLTVMRCLGASPTPVEAQRHLQTHKIDKNGELDFSTFLTIMHMQMKQEDPKKEILLAMLMADKEKKGYIMASELRSKLMKLGEKLTHKEVDDLFKEADIEPNGKVKYDEFIHKVTIPVQDY, from the exons ATG gCCAAGTTTCTTTCCCAGGACCAAATTAACG AGTACAAGGAATGCTTCTCCCTGTACGACAAGCAGCAGCGAGGGAAGATTAAGGCCACTGACCTCCTGACTGTGATGAGGTGCCTGGGGGCCAGCCCAACGCCGGTGGAGGCACAGAGGCACCTGCAGACTCACAAGATAG ACAAAAATGGAGAGCTGGATTTCTCTACTTTCCTGACCATCATGCACATGCAAATGAAACAAGAGGATCcaaagaaggaaattcttttGGCCATGCTGATGGCAGACAAGGAGAAGAAAGGATACATCATGGCATCTGAACTGCGGTCCAAACTCATGAAACTGGGGGAGAAGCTCACCCACAAGGAAG TGGATGATCTTTTCAAGGAAGCAGATATTGAACCTAATGGCAAAGTGAAGTATGACGAATTTATCCACAAGGTCACCATTCCTGTGCAGGACTACTGA
- the CALML4 gene encoding calmodulin-like protein 4 isoform X2: MRCLGASPTPVEAQRHLQTHKIDKNGELDFSTFLTIMHMQMKQEDPKKEILLAMLMADKEKKGYIMASELRSKLMKLGEKLTHKEVDDLFKEADIEPNGKVKYDEFIHKVTIPVQDY; this comes from the exons ATGAGGTGCCTGGGGGCCAGCCCAACGCCGGTGGAGGCACAGAGGCACCTGCAGACTCACAAGATAG ACAAAAATGGAGAGCTGGATTTCTCTACTTTCCTGACCATCATGCACATGCAAATGAAACAAGAGGATCcaaagaaggaaattcttttGGCCATGCTGATGGCAGACAAGGAGAAGAAAGGATACATCATGGCATCTGAACTGCGGTCCAAACTCATGAAACTGGGGGAGAAGCTCACCCACAAGGAAG TGGATGATCTTTTCAAGGAAGCAGATATTGAACCTAATGGCAAAGTGAAGTATGACGAATTTATCCACAAGGTCACCATTCCTGTGCAGGACTACTGA
- the CLN6 gene encoding ceroid-lipofuscinosis neuronal protein 6 isoform X2, which produces MEAAARRRQQPGAAGGPGAQPGASFLQARHSSVKADEAASTAPFHLDLWFYFTLQNWILDFGRPIAMLIERSPRTLPRSMIYVSIITFIMGASIHLVGDSVNHRLIFSGYQNHLSVRENPIIKNLKPETLIDSFELLYYYDEYLGHSLWYIPFFLILFMYFSGCFTPTKTESVMPGAALLLVVPSGLYYWYLVTEGQIFILFIFTFFAMLALVLHQKRKCLFLDSNGLFLFYSFAITLLLVALWVAWLWNDPVLRKKYPGVIYVPEPWAFYTLHVSSRH; this is translated from the exons GCACAGCTCCGTCAAGGCTGATGAGGCTGCCAGCACAGCTCCCTTCCACCTTGATCTCTGGTTCTACTTCACACTGCAGAACTGGATTCTGGACTTTGGCCGCCCCATTGCCATG CTCATCGAGCGGTCCCCTCGCACCCTGCCACGCTCCATGATCTACGTCAGCATCATCACCTTTATCATGGGCGCCAGCATCCACCTGGTGGGCGACTCCGTAAACCACCGCCTGATCTTCAGCGGCTACCAGAACCACCTGTCGGTCCGAGAGAACCCCATCATCAAGAATCTCAAGCCAGAGACGCTG ATCGACTCCTTTGAGCTGCTCTACTACTACGACGAGTACCTGGGCCACTCCTTGTG GTACATCcccttcttcctcatcctcttcaTGTACTTCAGCGGCTGCTTCACTCCCACCAAGACTGAGAGTGTGATGCCGGGGGCGGCCCTGCTCCTGGTGGTGCCCAGTGGCCTGTACTACTG GTACCTGGTCACCGAGGGCCAGATCTTCATCCTCTTCATCTTCACCTTCTTCGCGATGCTGGCCCTGGTCCTGCACCAGAAGCGCAAGTGCCTCTTCTTGGACAGCAACGGCCTCTTCCTCTTCTACTCCTTTGCCATTACGCTCCTGCTGGTAGCGCTCTGGGTCGCCTGGCTGTGGAATGACCCTGTACTAAGGAAGAAGTACCCAGGTGTCATCTATGTCCCTGAGCCCTGGGCCTTCTACACGCTCCATGTCAGCAGCCGACACTGA